The following are encoded in a window of Kitasatospora sp. NBC_01250 genomic DNA:
- the malQ gene encoding 4-alpha-glucanotransferase, protein MAAYLDHHDENSDASSGPVPDHTDSAEAGEETPGPALIALAHAHGVDSSYDPGEGEPVQVGAATLIAVLGALGVDASSPQAVERELAAHRAAVAARLLPPCLVVRAGRRTALDVPAATRLRIALEDGGEWQLPSARAHWLPADLPLGRHTLHLDLAGRAESATLIVAPERLAALPGRGWGLLAQLYSVLSERSWGMGDLGDLTELVQWSGGTLGADFVQINPLHAALPTVPSDPSPYRPSSRRFADPVHLRIEAVPEYAYVEAADRAALDELAQRGARLRAEVLAHDGLIDRDAVWTVKRAALELLHAVPRGPGREAAYQAYVRREGRWLERYATWNALAEVHGSDWRHWPHGLRHPDSPQVAAARAELAGAVAFHRWLCWQLDEQLGAAQRAAEAAGMALGLIHDLAIGAHPDGADAWVLQDHLAAGISVGAPPDAFNAHGQDWGLPPWRPDALAAAGYAPYAELLRAAARHAGAIRIDHVMGLFRLWWVPEGRPPTEGAYVRYDAAAMLGVLALEAHRAGTAVIGEDLGTVEPGVREELTARGVLGTSVLWFERDWTGKEGAKGAPLVPEHWRPGCLATLTTHDLPSTAARLSGDHVRLRHQLGLLARPLAEEEQAAAGELADWRAELTRLGLLAEGAELDAAALYRFLLATPAELVGLWLPDTVGDPRPQNLPGTWDQYPNWRLPVADGTGTPVTLERLAAGAGAAELGGLLREGLAAWRAQQRAGLPGRAATGELGRPTPPSDPQ, encoded by the coding sequence TTGGCCGCCTATCTCGACCACCATGACGAGAACAGTGACGCCTCCTCAGGGCCGGTACCGGACCATACGGACAGCGCGGAGGCGGGCGAGGAGACCCCCGGTCCCGCGCTGATCGCGCTGGCCCACGCGCACGGCGTGGACAGCAGCTACGACCCCGGCGAGGGCGAGCCGGTCCAGGTCGGCGCCGCCACCCTGATCGCCGTGCTCGGCGCGCTGGGCGTGGACGCGAGCAGCCCGCAGGCCGTCGAGCGGGAGCTGGCCGCGCACCGGGCCGCCGTCGCCGCCCGGCTGCTGCCGCCCTGCCTGGTGGTGCGGGCCGGCCGCCGTACCGCGCTGGACGTGCCCGCCGCCACCCGGCTGCGGATCGCGCTGGAGGACGGCGGCGAGTGGCAGCTGCCCTCGGCCCGGGCGCACTGGCTGCCGGCCGACCTGCCGCTCGGCCGGCACACCCTGCACCTCGACCTGGCCGGGCGCGCCGAGTCCGCCACCCTGATCGTGGCCCCCGAGCGGCTGGCCGCGCTGCCCGGGCGCGGCTGGGGGCTGCTGGCCCAGCTCTACTCGGTGCTCTCCGAGCGCTCCTGGGGCATGGGCGACCTCGGCGACCTGACCGAACTCGTCCAGTGGTCGGGCGGCACGCTCGGCGCGGACTTCGTCCAGATCAACCCGCTGCACGCGGCGCTGCCCACCGTCCCCTCCGACCCCTCGCCCTACCGCCCCTCCTCGCGGCGCTTCGCCGACCCGGTCCACCTGCGCATCGAGGCGGTGCCCGAGTACGCGTACGTCGAGGCGGCCGACCGCGCCGCGCTGGACGAGCTGGCGCAGCGCGGCGCCCGGCTGCGCGCCGAGGTGCTGGCGCACGACGGACTGATCGACCGGGACGCGGTGTGGACGGTCAAGCGCGCGGCGCTCGAACTGCTGCACGCCGTCCCGCGCGGCCCGGGCCGGGAGGCCGCCTACCAGGCCTACGTCCGGCGCGAGGGCCGCTGGCTGGAGCGCTACGCCACCTGGAACGCGCTGGCCGAGGTGCACGGCAGCGACTGGCGGCACTGGCCGCACGGCCTGCGCCACCCCGACTCGCCCCAGGTGGCCGCCGCCCGCGCCGAGCTGGCCGGGGCCGTCGCGTTCCACCGCTGGCTCTGCTGGCAGCTGGACGAGCAGCTCGGCGCCGCCCAGCGGGCCGCCGAAGCGGCCGGCATGGCGCTCGGCCTGATCCACGACCTGGCGATCGGCGCCCATCCCGACGGCGCCGACGCCTGGGTGCTGCAGGACCACCTGGCCGCCGGCATCTCGGTCGGCGCCCCGCCGGACGCCTTCAACGCGCACGGCCAGGACTGGGGCCTGCCGCCCTGGCGCCCCGACGCGCTGGCCGCCGCCGGCTACGCCCCGTACGCCGAGCTGCTGCGCGCCGCCGCCCGGCATGCGGGGGCGATCCGGATCGACCACGTGATGGGCCTGTTCCGGCTCTGGTGGGTGCCCGAGGGCCGCCCGCCCACCGAGGGCGCCTACGTGCGCTACGACGCCGCGGCGATGCTCGGCGTGCTCGCCCTGGAGGCGCACCGGGCCGGCACCGCGGTGATCGGCGAGGACCTCGGCACGGTCGAGCCCGGGGTGCGCGAGGAGCTGACGGCGCGCGGCGTGCTGGGCACCTCGGTGCTCTGGTTCGAACGGGACTGGACCGGCAAGGAGGGCGCCAAGGGCGCGCCGCTGGTGCCCGAGCACTGGCGACCCGGCTGCCTGGCCACCCTGACCACCCACGACCTGCCGAGCACCGCCGCCCGGCTGTCCGGCGATCACGTCCGACTGCGTCACCAACTCGGCCTGCTGGCAAGGCCATTGGCCGAAGAGGAGCAGGCCGCGGCGGGCGAGCTGGCCGACTGGCGGGCCGAGCTGACCCGGCTCGGCCTGCTGGCCGAGGGTGCCGAGCTCGATGCGGCCGCGCTCTACCGGTTCCTGCTGGCCACACCGGCCGAGCTGGTCGGCCTCTGGCTGCCCGACACGGTCGGCGATCCGCGGCCGCAGAACCTGCCCGGTACCTGGGACCAGTACCCGAACTGGCGACTGCCCGTGGCGGACGGCACCGGAACCCCCGTCACCCTGGAGCGGCTGGCCGCCGGAGCCGGTGCCGCCGAGCTGGGCGGACTGCTGCGCGAGGGGCTGGCGGCCTGGCGGGCCCAGCAGCGGGCGGGGCTGCCCGGGCGTGCGGCGACGGGTGAACTCGGAAGGCCGACCCCGCCGAGCGACCCCCAGTAA
- a CDS encoding beta-N-acetylglucosaminidase domain-containing protein encodes MQTRVSAAAGRRLRQQLEASPVLREVLQHPAVHVTRRATARTARLVAPRTADRLISDLKGTEPLLAAVRAEREAQPTGRTVSGTGTAHPEALSHRRAALRIAATLSAAAVIGALATAVPAGAATAQPASYAVSSTPVPTPLGSLTDPQVFPRPQQLQQSGKPVTVPADVTLVAGAQADPGALAAVREVLIEAGATSLVTPLAAAPTPAPGSLVVYVGGAEEQPDPAAAQVLQTLGGGAPDGLPDGGYALATGQLPTPGGSYGAVVLAGVDATGTFYAAQSLRQLLTAVPAGQGQGPGSYGFPGLTLRDWPTGSPVRGTAESFYGTPWTTAQRLDLLDFLGRTKQNFYLYSPGDDPYRQDLWRDPYPAAQQHDLRTLAERAKTDHVTLGYAISPSQNFCYSSGKDVDALVAKLSAMRDLGFGAFQLQFDDVSYDEWHCSADEDEFGTGPAAAAKAQAKLAAAVQQRLIDQHQDLAALSIVPTEFHQQGSSPYRTALAAALPKAVQVAWSGVGVIPGKITAGQTTDTAALFGHPLVTMDNYPVNDSTPDRLFLGPYTGRDPEVAARSAMLLTAGMQQAAASQLPLATAADYAWNPTGYRSDASWQYALRTLAAETVPGSAADAGTGPALAALTALAGNSSSSPLSAQESGYLTPLIDAFWATLQPTGGGSTDLARLQQAADPLRAAFTTMAGALDALRGTDNQAGPGMAGNTLTQETGPWLSRLGLYGRAGQAALDMLLAQHRGDGAAAWQARVKLRALRTQLGQGAVTVGAGVLDPFLDRATRAADTWSGVSAGSLTPTSTMGTAGDHPPALMTDSSPDTFYWSAAPPQPGDAIGVNLGDGRPVGSVTVTMGSADSAAAGSASADSDTAAAVDDYLHDGVLEYTTGDGVWHQLMAVHQQKTVTAQLPGGAVVKAIRLRATKTQQTAVAVRDFSVTAPGSAQITVVGGPPAAAGSSASAVLDGDPDTAYRAASAPTAADAPLTVELGTLRPLDRLTVLTDPTVNATATVAVRKEDGSWSDIGTLHPGYNELPAGGQQADAVRLTWQPGGDAPVVNQIVPWYADTPVARLSLADQSLDVIAGATAPAQTQAVVDALRPDGATGEIRAAAPSGVAGITVSPAPAPGQPGSPVGVPRGGRASTPVQITAAATTPPGTYQVPVDFVAGSATIEQTLRVHVVPPTGGPDLAPTATASSSGDEAAKFPASAVNDGNPATRWSSPAVDDAWVQLKLPQATHLGEAVLHWQDAYASAYQLQSSQDGVTWTTVATVTSGHGGTETIRFDAPDAVYLRMQGVGRATKYGYSLYGIELYAVADQSGGTGPAPTAPPVGVPVPTPTPSGVPSAPPSPGGGLPTPPVAVPSPSTAAPTPSTAPTPTPSAQPSGSPAPQPSGSPGAGPSPSPSGTAAQPH; translated from the coding sequence GTGCAGACCCGTGTGTCCGCAGCCGCCGGGCGGCGATTGCGGCAGCAGCTCGAAGCCAGCCCGGTTCTGCGCGAGGTCCTGCAGCATCCCGCCGTCCATGTCACCCGTCGAGCCACCGCTCGCACCGCCCGCCTGGTCGCGCCGCGCACGGCGGACCGGCTGATCTCCGACCTGAAGGGCACCGAGCCGCTGCTCGCCGCCGTCCGGGCCGAGCGCGAGGCGCAGCCCACCGGACGCACCGTCAGCGGCACCGGCACGGCGCACCCCGAGGCGCTCTCGCACCGCAGGGCCGCGCTGCGGATCGCCGCCACCCTCTCGGCCGCCGCCGTGATCGGCGCGCTGGCCACCGCCGTCCCGGCCGGGGCGGCCACCGCACAGCCGGCGTCCTACGCGGTCAGCAGCACTCCGGTGCCCACCCCGCTCGGCAGCCTGACCGACCCTCAGGTCTTCCCGCGCCCGCAGCAGCTCCAGCAGTCCGGCAAGCCGGTGACGGTCCCCGCGGACGTGACCCTGGTGGCGGGCGCCCAGGCGGATCCGGGCGCGCTGGCGGCCGTGCGCGAGGTGCTGATCGAGGCGGGCGCCACCAGCCTGGTCACCCCGCTGGCCGCCGCCCCCACCCCCGCGCCCGGCTCGCTGGTGGTCTACGTCGGCGGCGCCGAGGAGCAGCCCGACCCGGCCGCCGCCCAGGTGCTGCAGACGCTCGGCGGCGGCGCCCCGGACGGGCTGCCGGACGGCGGCTACGCGCTGGCGACCGGTCAGCTGCCCACCCCGGGCGGCAGCTACGGCGCGGTGGTGCTCGCCGGCGTGGACGCCACCGGCACCTTCTACGCCGCGCAGAGCCTGCGCCAGCTGCTCACCGCCGTCCCGGCCGGCCAGGGCCAGGGGCCCGGCAGTTACGGCTTCCCCGGCCTGACGCTGCGCGACTGGCCCACCGGGTCACCGGTGCGCGGCACCGCCGAGAGCTTCTACGGCACCCCGTGGACCACCGCCCAGCGCCTCGACCTGCTCGACTTCCTGGGCCGGACCAAGCAGAACTTCTACCTCTACTCCCCCGGTGACGACCCGTACCGCCAGGACCTGTGGCGCGACCCCTACCCCGCCGCGCAGCAGCACGACCTGCGCACGCTGGCCGAGCGGGCCAAGACCGACCACGTCACCCTCGGCTACGCGATCTCCCCCAGCCAGAACTTCTGCTACAGCTCGGGCAAGGACGTGGACGCGCTGGTGGCCAAGCTGTCGGCCATGCGCGACCTGGGCTTCGGCGCCTTCCAGCTGCAGTTCGACGACGTCAGCTACGACGAGTGGCACTGCTCGGCCGACGAGGACGAATTCGGCACCGGCCCGGCCGCCGCCGCCAAGGCGCAGGCCAAGCTGGCCGCGGCCGTGCAGCAGCGGCTGATCGACCAGCACCAGGACCTGGCCGCGCTCTCGATCGTCCCGACCGAGTTCCACCAGCAGGGCAGCAGCCCCTACCGCACCGCGCTGGCCGCCGCGCTGCCGAAGGCCGTCCAGGTGGCCTGGAGCGGAGTGGGGGTGATCCCGGGCAAGATCACGGCCGGTCAGACCACCGACACCGCGGCGCTCTTCGGCCACCCGCTGGTCACCATGGACAACTACCCGGTCAACGACTCGACCCCCGACCGGCTCTTCCTCGGCCCCTACACCGGGCGCGACCCCGAGGTGGCCGCCCGCTCGGCGATGCTGCTGACGGCGGGCATGCAGCAGGCCGCCGCCTCGCAGCTGCCGCTGGCCACCGCCGCGGACTACGCCTGGAACCCCACCGGCTACCGGTCCGACGCCTCCTGGCAGTACGCGCTGCGCACCCTGGCCGCCGAGACGGTGCCCGGCAGCGCGGCGGACGCGGGCACCGGACCGGCGCTGGCCGCGCTCACCGCGCTGGCGGGCAACAGCTCCTCCTCCCCGCTGTCCGCCCAGGAGTCCGGCTACCTGACCCCGCTGATCGACGCGTTCTGGGCAACCCTGCAGCCCACCGGCGGCGGCAGCACCGACCTGGCCAGGCTCCAGCAGGCCGCCGACCCGCTGCGGGCCGCCTTCACCACCATGGCCGGCGCCCTGGACGCGCTGCGCGGCACCGACAACCAGGCGGGCCCCGGCATGGCCGGCAACACCCTGACCCAGGAGACCGGTCCGTGGCTGTCCAGGCTGGGCCTGTACGGACGGGCCGGCCAGGCGGCGCTGGACATGCTGCTGGCCCAGCACCGCGGCGACGGCGCGGCGGCCTGGCAGGCCAGGGTCAAGCTGCGCGCGCTGCGCACCCAGCTCGGCCAGGGTGCGGTCACCGTGGGCGCCGGGGTGCTCGACCCCTTCCTGGACCGGGCCACCCGGGCCGCCGACACCTGGTCGGGGGTGAGCGCGGGCAGCCTGACGCCGACCAGCACCATGGGCACCGCCGGCGACCACCCGCCGGCCCTGATGACCGACTCCTCGCCGGACACCTTCTACTGGAGCGCGGCCCCGCCGCAGCCCGGCGACGCCATCGGCGTGAACCTGGGCGACGGGCGTCCGGTGGGCAGCGTGACCGTCACCATGGGGTCGGCCGACAGCGCCGCCGCCGGGAGCGCCAGCGCCGACAGCGACACCGCCGCGGCGGTCGACGACTACCTGCACGACGGGGTGCTCGAGTACACCACCGGCGACGGCGTCTGGCACCAGCTGATGGCGGTGCACCAGCAGAAGACCGTCACCGCCCAGCTGCCCGGCGGCGCGGTGGTCAAGGCGATCCGGCTGCGCGCCACCAAGACGCAGCAGACGGCCGTCGCGGTGCGCGACTTCAGCGTGACCGCACCAGGCAGCGCCCAGATCACCGTGGTCGGCGGGCCGCCCGCGGCGGCCGGCTCCTCGGCCTCCGCCGTGCTGGACGGCGACCCGGACACCGCCTACCGGGCGGCGTCCGCACCGACCGCCGCCGACGCCCCGCTCACCGTCGAGCTCGGCACGCTGCGCCCGCTGGACCGGCTCACCGTGCTGACCGACCCGACCGTGAACGCCACCGCCACCGTCGCGGTGCGCAAGGAGGACGGCAGCTGGAGCGACATCGGCACCCTGCACCCCGGTTACAACGAGCTGCCGGCCGGCGGCCAGCAGGCCGACGCGGTGCGGCTGACCTGGCAGCCGGGCGGCGACGCGCCGGTGGTCAACCAGATCGTGCCCTGGTACGCGGACACCCCGGTGGCCCGCCTCTCGCTGGCCGACCAGTCGCTCGACGTGATCGCCGGAGCGACGGCGCCCGCGCAGACCCAGGCCGTGGTGGACGCGCTGCGCCCCGACGGCGCCACCGGGGAGATCCGGGCCGCGGCGCCCTCCGGGGTGGCCGGTATCACCGTCTCCCCCGCGCCCGCGCCCGGCCAGCCCGGCTCGCCGGTCGGCGTGCCGCGCGGCGGGCGGGCCAGCACCCCGGTGCAGATCACCGCGGCGGCCACCACCCCGCCGGGGACCTACCAGGTGCCGGTGGACTTCGTGGCCGGCTCGGCGACGATCGAGCAGACCCTGCGGGTGCACGTGGTGCCGCCGACCGGCGGCCCGGACCTGGCGCCGACCGCGACGGCGAGCTCCTCGGGCGACGAGGCGGCGAAGTTCCCGGCCTCGGCCGTCAACGACGGCAACCCGGCCACCCGCTGGTCCTCCCCCGCGGTGGACGACGCCTGGGTGCAGCTGAAGCTGCCGCAGGCCACCCACCTGGGCGAGGCGGTGCTGCACTGGCAGGACGCCTACGCCAGCGCCTACCAGTTGCAGAGCTCCCAGGACGGCGTCACCTGGACCACGGTGGCCACCGTCACCAGTGGCCACGGCGGCACCGAGACCATCCGCTTCGACGCACCCGACGCGGTGTACCTGCGGATGCAGGGGGTCGGCCGGGCCACCAAGTACGGCTACTCGCTGTACGGGATCGAGCTGTACGCGGTCGCCGACCAGTCGGGCGGCACCGGCCCGGCGCCGACGGCGCCCCCGGTGGGCGTGCCGGTGCCGACCCCGACGCCCAGCGGGGTGCCGAGCGCGCCGCCGAGCCCGGGCGGCGGGCTGCCGACGCCCCCGGTGGCGGTGCCCAGCCCGTCCACCGCTGCGCCCACGCCGTCCACCGCCCCGACGCCGACGCCCAGTGCGCAGCCCAGCGGCTCCCCGGCCCCGCAGCCCAGCGGTTCCCCGGGCGCGGGCCCCTCGCCGAGCCCGAGCGGGACGGCTGCTCAGCCGCACTGA
- a CDS encoding HNH endonuclease, which produces MPHVLVLNASYEPLGVVSTRRALILVLNHKAVSLEDSGVTLHSATSAVTAPSVVRLTRFVRVPFCGPVPLTRRALFARDHGRCVYCGAAATSVDHVIPRSRGGQHRWENVVAACRRCNHMKADRHLTELGWRMKRPPAPPSGLAWRIIGTGIKDPRWRPYLEPYGGTDQFRDFEHHDHTDHAGAPVPLGRSRPVHRGEHPEALTA; this is translated from the coding sequence GTGCCGCATGTCCTGGTCCTCAACGCGTCCTACGAGCCACTCGGCGTCGTATCGACGCGCCGCGCCCTCATCCTCGTCCTCAACCACAAGGCGGTCAGCCTGGAGGACTCGGGTGTCACTCTGCACAGCGCCACCAGCGCCGTTACGGCGCCCTCCGTGGTCCGGCTCACCCGGTTCGTCCGGGTGCCGTTCTGCGGGCCCGTCCCTCTCACCCGCCGCGCTCTGTTCGCCCGAGACCACGGGCGCTGCGTCTACTGCGGGGCCGCCGCTACCAGCGTCGACCACGTGATCCCGCGCAGCCGCGGCGGGCAGCACCGCTGGGAGAACGTGGTGGCGGCCTGCCGCCGCTGCAACCACATGAAGGCCGATCGCCACCTGACCGAGCTCGGGTGGCGGATGAAGCGACCACCGGCCCCGCCCAGCGGGCTCGCCTGGCGCATCATCGGAACCGGGATCAAGGACCCGCGCTGGCGGCCCTACCTGGAGCCGTACGGCGGCACGGACCAGTTCCGTGACTTCGAACACCACGACCATACCGATCACGCGGGAGCACCGGTTCCGCTGGGCCGGTCCCGTCCCGTCCACCGCGGTGAGCACCCGGAGGCACTCACCGCCTGA
- a CDS encoding mechanosensitive ion channel family protein, translating to MSWSGLPALLSAAPSPPAETPVLRLPTSASDVSDSTRQAASWLDTNWQSWVEGAVRIVIIVVLALLLRAAVRKLISQFIHRMTREPQGDEDGPSRLGGLLVNTERRQQRSAAIGSVLRSVASFTIMGTAALMVLSALGMDLAPLLASAGVAGVAIGFGARNLVTDFLSGVFMIMEDQYGVGDEIDTGVATGTVLEVGLRVTKLRGANGEIWYIRNGEVKRIANMSQGWSTATVDVQVGYREPLDRVTELILQTAEQFAKEAPWDEVLWDPVEVLGVESVASDTVVLRVQARTMPGKAVLVTRGLRQRLKTAFDDAGIKLKEEVAAPIPAPAAPADALPPSALADPASARSLAARPIPAPTPEEQQAFGKLP from the coding sequence GTGAGCTGGTCCGGTCTCCCGGCCCTTCTCTCCGCGGCCCCCAGTCCGCCCGCCGAGACACCCGTCCTGCGGCTGCCCACCAGCGCCAGCGACGTGTCGGACAGCACCCGGCAGGCGGCCTCCTGGCTCGACACCAACTGGCAGAGCTGGGTCGAGGGCGCGGTCCGGATCGTCATCATCGTGGTGCTCGCGCTGCTGCTCAGAGCCGCGGTGCGCAAGCTGATCTCGCAGTTCATACACCGTATGACCCGCGAACCGCAGGGTGACGAGGACGGGCCCAGCCGGCTGGGCGGACTGCTCGTCAACACCGAGCGGCGCCAGCAGCGCTCGGCCGCGATCGGCTCGGTGCTGCGCAGCGTGGCCTCGTTCACCATCATGGGCACCGCCGCGCTGATGGTGCTCTCGGCGCTCGGCATGGACCTCGCACCGCTGCTGGCCAGTGCCGGTGTGGCCGGTGTGGCGATCGGTTTCGGCGCCCGCAACCTGGTGACGGACTTCCTCTCCGGGGTCTTCATGATCATGGAGGACCAGTACGGCGTCGGGGACGAGATCGACACCGGCGTGGCCACCGGCACCGTGCTGGAGGTGGGCCTGCGGGTGACCAAGCTGCGCGGCGCGAACGGCGAGATCTGGTACATCCGCAACGGCGAGGTGAAGCGGATCGCCAACATGAGCCAGGGCTGGTCGACCGCCACCGTGGACGTCCAGGTGGGCTACCGGGAGCCGCTCGACCGGGTGACCGAGCTGATCCTGCAGACCGCCGAGCAGTTCGCCAAGGAAGCGCCCTGGGACGAGGTGCTCTGGGACCCGGTGGAGGTGCTGGGCGTGGAGTCCGTCGCCTCCGACACCGTCGTGCTGCGGGTGCAGGCCAGGACCATGCCGGGCAAGGCGGTCCTGGTCACCCGGGGTCTGCGCCAGCGGCTCAAGACCGCCTTCGACGACGCCGGCATCAAGCTGAAGGAGGAGGTCGCCGCGCCGATCCCCGCGCCGGCCGCCCCGGCGGACGCGCTGCCGCCCTCCGCGCTGGCCGACCCGGCCTCGGCCCGTTCGCTGGCCGCCCGGCCGATACCGGCGCCCACGCCGGAGGAGCAGCAGGCCTTCGGCAAGCTGCCCTAG
- a CDS encoding ROK family transcriptional regulator: MTDTTSTPRPGTPSRLRAINDRAALDLLLEHGPLSRTRIGALTGLSKPTASQLLARLEAAHLVVPVGTSAGGPGPNAQLYQLNPAAGYVAGLDVTTTHVRFAVADITGTTLAEHLLPTPGRHAAGTVDRVAEGLAQTVRQAGLRPGCLSEIAIGTPGALDPATGKLRYAAHLPGWHSPRLAEELRAALGAPVAIENDVNLAAVAERALGSARGCADFVLLWAEEGIGAAITIGGRLHRGFTGGAGEVGYMPVPGAPVVRNVRRENSGGFQELAGANAVLALAKRYKLPGRTAEAAVTRALATPGAGEEFLAELANRLATGLAAIVAVVDPELVVLCGGIPTAGGETLRELVQEELTGLAVPRPRLLSSTVPGSPVLHGALQLALTAARERAFTTA, translated from the coding sequence GTGACCGACACCACCAGCACCCCCCGCCCCGGCACTCCCAGCCGACTGCGAGCCATCAACGACCGGGCGGCGCTCGACCTCCTGCTTGAGCACGGCCCCCTGTCCCGGACCAGGATCGGGGCGCTGACCGGGCTCTCCAAGCCCACCGCCTCCCAGCTGCTGGCCCGCCTGGAGGCGGCCCACCTGGTCGTCCCGGTGGGCACCAGCGCGGGCGGCCCCGGGCCCAACGCGCAGCTGTACCAGCTCAATCCGGCCGCCGGGTACGTGGCGGGGCTGGACGTGACCACCACCCACGTCCGCTTCGCGGTGGCCGACATCACCGGCACCACCCTGGCCGAACACCTGCTGCCCACCCCCGGACGGCATGCCGCCGGCACCGTCGACCGGGTCGCCGAGGGGCTCGCCCAGACGGTGCGCCAGGCCGGTCTGCGGCCCGGCTGCCTGAGCGAGATCGCGATCGGCACCCCCGGCGCGCTCGACCCGGCCACCGGCAAGCTGCGCTACGCCGCCCACCTGCCCGGCTGGCACTCCCCCAGGCTGGCCGAGGAGCTGCGCGCGGCGCTCGGCGCGCCGGTGGCGATCGAGAACGACGTCAACCTCGCCGCGGTGGCCGAGCGGGCGCTCGGCTCGGCCCGCGGCTGCGCGGACTTCGTGCTGCTCTGGGCCGAGGAGGGCATCGGCGCCGCGATCACCATCGGCGGCCGGCTGCACCGCGGCTTCACCGGCGGCGCCGGCGAGGTCGGCTACATGCCGGTGCCCGGCGCACCGGTGGTCCGCAACGTCCGCCGGGAGAACTCCGGCGGCTTCCAGGAACTGGCCGGAGCCAACGCGGTCCTGGCCCTGGCCAAGCGGTACAAGCTGCCCGGCCGCACGGCCGAGGCGGCGGTCACCCGCGCCCTCGCCACCCCCGGCGCGGGCGAGGAGTTCCTGGCCGAGCTGGCCAACCGGCTGGCCACCGGTCTGGCGGCGATCGTCGCGGTGGTCGACCCCGAACTCGTCGTGCTCTGCGGCGGGATCCCGACCGCGGGCGGTGAGACGCTGCGCGAGCTCGTCCAGGAGGAGCTCACCGGCCTCGCGGTGCCGCGTCCCCGGCTGCTCAGCAGCACGGTGCCCGGCTCGCCGGTGCTGCACGGCGCGCTGCAGCTCGCCCTGACCGCCGCACGGGAGAGGGCCTTCACCACCGCCTGA